ATCGGCGTCCATATCGCAGCAAGTGCCGTGCCGCTTCCGTGGTGGCACGGTAATTGACTGTTTGATGAATGATCTCGGCCGACGCCGAACGACTCATCCAAGGCTAGCACGCTCCTAACCCATGACTGACTCGAAAGCAGATACCGCAGAGACGATGCAGGGTCTGGTGGACGGCCTGCGGGACAAGGGTCACCGCCCGGCGATCCTCGAGTTCCGCAAGGACGACATGGTGGAGTGGTCGTGGCCCGAACTCGCCGACGCGGTGATTGGCCTGGCACGCGGGCTCGCGGCCGGCGCCCTGTTCGATGCTACCGTGGCCGTCACCACCGCCGCCCGCAGACATCTCGGCCTGAAGCTGGGGCGGCGCCTGCTCGGGCCCCTGCACCGGCGCATCGGGCCGCGGCTGCGCCTGGCGGCCTGCGGCGGCTCGCCCCTGGCCCCGGATCTCGCCTACACCCTGGCCGATGAAGGCGAAGGCGATGACCGCCGCCAGCGCATCGTGGAGGCCCTGCACAAACGCATGGAGCAGTTACTGGAGGAATCATCCCCTGGCGCATGATCCCGGTCCGGCACGCGGCCCGGAGAACAAACGCTCTCCAAGGCGCCAGGCGCGCCAAGATAAAAGCGGATTTCTCACAGCTTTTTGCTTTTCTTGGCGCCCCTGGCATCTTGACGAGAATTGTTCCTTATCACTTCCGCCAGGGACGTCACCAGGACATCTCGGTGCCGTGTTGTAGAGCACATCGAGGGGCGCCCCCGCCAACTCGGCGGCGAGGGCCCTCAGGTCGTCGCTGCGGGTCACATCGAGACGATGGATGGAGACCTCGGGACGGGCCCGGGCCAGCTCGGCCAGCGTCGCGGCCGCCTCCGGCCGCCGGCAGGTGGCATACACCCGCCAGCCTTCGACGGCGTACTGGCGGACGAGTTCGAGGCCGATACCCCGGTTGGCACCGGTGATGAGGATGTTCTCTTTTGCATGTTCGCCTCCTTCTGGTTCCGCGCCATCGTGTCCGCATCCAAAGCTACGGCGACAGCCCGACGGTCTGTCCGATCCGGAGCAATCTCCGTGCCGCAGCCCCACCATGGCACTCCCATTGCACGCCTTGGGACGTGAAGAGACAGATACCAGACTCCGAGGAGTGATCTCCATGAACATGAATCCCATGCATCCGACACGCGCTCGCCGTATTTTGACCATAGCACCAGCACTGTGGCTGGCCATGGCCACGGTGGCCATCGCCGCCGGCCTCACGGATATGGAAGCCACCGTGGATGGATATACGATACGCTGGAGTACCGCCGTGACCGGTTTTTTGCCCCGCTCGATGGTTGAAAAGCACCATCTCGGCTCCTCAGGACGGGGCGTCCTCAATGTCGTGATCCTGGAACCAACGGAGGAAGGCAAGGCCGGCGACACCGTGAAGGGGGACGTCTCGGTAACTGCGTACAACCTGGCCAGCCAGCTACGCACCATCGACATGCATCCCGTCCGGATCAATGACCGGACCTCCTACATCGGCACCTTCGACATCCACCACGGCGACGAACTGGATTTCACCATCCATGTGCGTCCACCCGGCATGGAGCAGCCCTTCACCGTGGAATTCGAGCGTCGCTTCCTGTTGCGGGGAGATGACAAAGAGTGAATCGGCCCACCACCGTGCCATGACGCGGCACCGGCTCGATTCCAGCCCCCTCCTGCCCATCAGCGCCGGAGAGGATGGGGGCGGCTCGTGAGGAACAGGGGATTGGCCGGGGGGGACTAGGACTCCATCCCCAGCTCGTAACCTCCCATGTTGGCGATCTCATCCACCGTGGTCACGCCGTCGGCAATGCGTTGGAGTCCTTCTGTCAGCAGGAAGCGATGGCCACGTCCGAGGAGCCGGCGCCGTAGCTCCTGCTCGTCGGCGCCATCGATGATAGCCCCCACGTCCTCGCGGTTGAGCACCCAGATCTCGAAGATGCCCTGCCGCCCGCGATAGCCGCTATGGTGGCACTCTTCGCAGCCCACCGCGTGGCTGACTTCCGCGGGGGGTTCTTCGCCCACCCATTCGTACCACTCTTGCTCCTCACGGGTCGGGGCCTCGCGGCGGGCGCATTGCCCGCACAACCTGCGCAGCAGCCGCTGGGAGATCACCAACACCAGATTAGTGGCGATCTCGCGGGACGACAGGCCGAAGTTGCGCAGGGTGGTAACGGTTGCCACGGCATCCCGGCTGTGAAGGGTACACAACAAGCGACGTCCGGAGATGACGGCATCCACCGCCAGCCGGGCCGATTCGGGCTCCCGGATCTCCCCCAGCACGAGGAAATCGGGATCGAGGCGCAACATCGCCTTGAGGCCCTCGGGAAAGGTCATGCCCTGTTTCTCATCCACCTGCATCTGGTTGATGCCTTTGATTTCCGTCTCTACCGGGTCTTCGATGGTCACGATATTGCCGGTGGCGGTGTCGAGTTCCCGAATCAGGCCATAGAGCGTAGTGGTCTTGCCGCTTCCGATGGGGCCGGCCACGGCCATGATGCCTGCACGGCCGCGGCGGCAACGTTCCACCCGTTGGAGGTCATCCTCCTGCATGCCGAGGGCCGTCAGATCATGGGATTCCTCTGGCTGGACGAGCAAACGCATGCTCAGCTTGTCGCCGCGCATCACCGAGGCAACCGTGACCCGCACGTTGAGGGAGGTCTCGGAGACCACCATGAAGAAGTGCCCGTCCGCCGCTCCAAAGGCCGGCAGAGGATTGATCTCGGCCAGGATCTTTACCTGGTTGCCCAGGATCAGGGCCAGCTGCGCGTCCAGTAGCACGGTGTCTTTCAGCACACCATCGAGACGCAGGCGTACCATCGTGCCGTTGTCCCGCGGATCGATGTGAATGTCCGTGGCGCCGATGGCGAGGGCATCGGCCAGCAGATACTCGGTGAGTTCGACGCCCTCGTGGGCCGCTTCCACGGCATCCTCTTCCCCATAATGACTCGCCACATAGTCCCAGAACCCCGGCACCAGGCCACGCTCGCCCCATGGCAGGAGCCACGGATCCTCGACCGCGGATTCCACCTCCTGGGGCTCCTTCTTCCGGGTGTCGTCAAACCCTGTATCGCCGTCGCCCTTATCCCCCATGTTGAAGATCCTCAGTCTGCCGACGCCTGGGCACCAACGGCAGCATGCGGCGCAGGGTGGAGTTCTGCAGCACGAATTTATGACGCAGGGCCCCGGCCACGTGCGGCAACTGGTGGATGACGCCCCATTGATCAGGTGCGTTGCGGATGGTCATAACTGGTCCTCCGGAGGATGGGGGCCGGAGCCCTCCCGGGGCGCCCGGTC
The Gammaproteobacteria bacterium DNA segment above includes these coding regions:
- a CDS encoding SDR family NAD(P)-dependent oxidoreductase; translation: MATVAMASHSAGAMVKIRRARVGCMGFMFMEITPRSLVSVSSRPKACNGSAMVGLRHGDCSGSDRPSGCRRSFGCGHDGAEPEGGEHAKENILITGANRGIGLELVRQYAVEGWRVYATCRRPEAAATLAELARARPEVSIHRLDVTRSDDLRALAAELAGAPLDVLYNTAPRCPGDVPGGSDKEQFSSRCQGRQEKQKAVRNPLLSWRAWRLGERLFSGPRAGPGSCARG
- a CDS encoding DUF4426 domain-containing protein, yielding MNMNPMHPTRARRILTIAPALWLAMATVAIAAGLTDMEATVDGYTIRWSTAVTGFLPRSMVEKHHLGSSGRGVLNVVILEPTEEGKAGDTVKGDVSVTAYNLASQLRTIDMHPVRINDRTSYIGTFDIHHGDELDFTIHVRPPGMEQPFTVEFERRFLLRGDDKE
- a CDS encoding ATPase, T2SS/T4P/T4SS family, giving the protein MGDKGDGDTGFDDTRKKEPQEVESAVEDPWLLPWGERGLVPGFWDYVASHYGEEDAVEAAHEGVELTEYLLADALAIGATDIHIDPRDNGTMVRLRLDGVLKDTVLLDAQLALILGNQVKILAEINPLPAFGAADGHFFMVVSETSLNVRVTVASVMRGDKLSMRLLVQPEESHDLTALGMQEDDLQRVERCRRGRAGIMAVAGPIGSGKTTTLYGLIRELDTATGNIVTIEDPVETEIKGINQMQVDEKQGMTFPEGLKAMLRLDPDFLVLGEIREPESARLAVDAVISGRRLLCTLHSRDAVATVTTLRNFGLSSREIATNLVLVISQRLLRRLCGQCARREAPTREEQEWYEWVGEEPPAEVSHAVGCEECHHSGYRGRQGIFEIWVLNREDVGAIIDGADEQELRRRLLGRGHRFLLTEGLQRIADGVTTVDEIANMGGYELGMES